One segment of Pontibacter akesuensis DNA contains the following:
- a CDS encoding amino acid permease — translation MTNNLFATKSVEKLISESEGGEHGLKRTLTATNLTMLGVGAIIGAGIFVLTGTAAANAAGPAIVISFLIAGLGCLFAGMCYAEFASMLPVAGSAYTYGYATLGEFIAWIIGWDLILEYLFGAATVAVGWSGNFVSLLGSLGITVPAAIAAAPLAYDGSSFEATGALINLPAVVLILVMTGLLVVGIQESAKFNNIIVVVKVVIVLLVIGFGFEYVDSANWEPFIPGKEILTDGSTRYGWKGVVAGAAIVFFSYIGFDAVSTAAQEAKNPQRDMPIGMLASLGVCTVLYILMSLVLTGIVPYESLNVPDPVLVALAAAGPGLKWLYFLTGVGAVAGLASVVLVMLMAQPRIFYSMSRDGLLPALFGKVHPKFNTPYVPTIITGVVAAIVAGIFPIGLLGELVSIGTLLAFVIVCAGIIVLRRTSPNLKRPFRTPFVPLVPVLGILICGYMMVNLGVDTWLRLIAWMAIGVAIYFLYGRKHSKLQQQPEPEQPKVMVG, via the coding sequence ATGACTAATAATCTATTTGCGACAAAGTCTGTCGAAAAACTAATAAGTGAATCCGAGGGCGGGGAGCACGGCTTGAAGCGCACCCTCACCGCAACCAACCTGACCATGCTGGGCGTGGGCGCCATTATCGGGGCGGGCATTTTTGTGCTGACGGGTACGGCAGCAGCGAACGCAGCCGGGCCTGCCATCGTTATCTCCTTCCTGATCGCCGGTTTGGGATGCCTCTTCGCGGGGATGTGCTACGCTGAGTTTGCCTCTATGCTCCCGGTGGCAGGAAGCGCCTATACGTACGGCTACGCCACACTGGGGGAGTTCATCGCCTGGATCATCGGGTGGGACCTAATTCTCGAGTACCTGTTCGGTGCCGCAACCGTGGCCGTGGGCTGGAGCGGCAACTTCGTGAGCCTGCTCGGTTCGCTTGGAATTACCGTTCCGGCTGCCATCGCCGCCGCACCGCTTGCCTACGATGGAAGCTCTTTCGAAGCGACAGGAGCCCTCATCAACCTGCCTGCCGTCGTGCTGATTCTCGTCATGACAGGGCTGCTGGTTGTAGGGATACAGGAGTCAGCCAAATTCAACAACATCATTGTAGTGGTGAAGGTGGTGATCGTGCTGCTTGTCATCGGCTTTGGGTTTGAGTATGTTGATTCTGCGAACTGGGAGCCTTTTATCCCAGGTAAGGAGATTCTGACAGATGGCAGCACCCGCTACGGGTGGAAGGGCGTGGTGGCTGGTGCTGCCATTGTGTTCTTCTCCTACATTGGCTTTGATGCCGTGAGCACCGCGGCGCAGGAGGCAAAGAACCCGCAGCGCGACATGCCTATCGGAATGCTTGCCTCCCTGGGGGTTTGTACGGTGCTCTACATCCTGATGTCACTGGTTTTAACCGGAATTGTACCTTACGAGTCCCTGAACGTGCCGGACCCTGTACTGGTAGCCCTGGCGGCGGCGGGGCCTGGCCTGAAATGGCTTTACTTCCTGACAGGTGTTGGTGCTGTGGCTGGTTTGGCCTCAGTTGTACTGGTGATGCTGATGGCCCAGCCGCGCATTTTCTACTCCATGAGCCGGGACGGCCTTCTTCCCGCACTGTTCGGTAAGGTGCACCCCAAGTTTAACACCCCTTATGTACCCACTATCATTACGGGCGTCGTGGCTGCGATCGTGGCCGGTATTTTCCCAATTGGCCTGCTCGGTGAGTTGGTAAGCATCGGCACGCTACTGGCCTTCGTCATTGTGTGCGCCGGCATCATCGTTCTGCGCCGCACAAGCCCTAACCTGAAAAGGCCCTTTAGAACACCTTTCGTGCCGCTTGTTCCGGTGCTTGGAATCCTGATCTGCGGGTATATGATGGTGAACCTGGGGGTGGATACCTGGCTGCGGCTCATCGCCTGGATGGCCATCGGCGTTGCCATCTACTTCCTTTATGGAAGAAAACACAGCAAACTGCAGCAGCAGCCGGAGCCGGAACAGCCCAAAGTGATGGTCGGCTAA